The Aquicella siphonis DNA segment GGCGTCACTGGATGCGCACCTTTCAGTCTGCTGGCTGCGCGCTTGCGTCTCTTCCACGACTTCATAGACACGTTTGTGATCCCGCATCCGGGCCAGCCGGAACCCGCCGGTATCATACAAGGGGATTTCCTGCTCACAGCCATCCTCGGCATAGCTAAACCTGAAAAACTGTTCATATTCCTCATAATTCAGGCGTTTGCGGTTTGCCAGCAATTCCGCATGGTACACGCTGTGCAGCGCGCCACGATATCCCGGACGCACCGTCCCGCTAAAATATTCCGCCACACAGCCTGAGCCATAGCTGTAAAAACCAATGCGCTTGCCGCCAAGATCTTCTTCCGCATGATCCAGCAGGGAAGCCAGGCCGAGATAAAGTGACGCTGAATAACTGTTTCCGGTTTTGCGCCCGTACTCCAGCGCGTATTGGATCTGCCGCTGCGTGTCTTCCACAGGCAGATTCTGCTGATGATTGATTTTCAGTAAATGCTGATGCGCTTTTTCCACCAGGCGCGGAACCGGCGTGTGATAGCAGAAATATGCATGGTCCGAAAATTCCCGCCGGGATTCCGACTGATAGTGCTGCCAGCTTTTTTCAAGCATGACAAGATACAGCTTGCTGGAATATTTGCCGTCAACCAGGGCTTCGTGCAGATAGTTGGGACGCCAGAAATCCATGACATTTTCCGCGGCGACACCGTATTCCGGCTCAACCGCCAATACGCGCGGGTCCGCTGACAATACCAGAGCGACCGCTGCGCTGCCTTGTGATGATTCGCCGGATGTGGCCAGCCCGTAGCGGGCAATGTCCGAAGCCACCACCAATACTTTTTTTTCCGGATGGTCGCGCAGGAAAGACAGACCCAATTGTATGGCGGCTGTTCCACTGTAACAGGCTTGTTTCAACTCAACCACACGGCAGCGGGACGGCAGCCCCAGCAAGCCGTGGACAAACAACCCCGCCGCCTTGGATTGATCGATGCCAGACTCCGTCGCGAATAAAAACAGGGCAATATCATTGATCTCCACACCTTGCAGCGCCTGGCGCGCTGCGTTTGCCCCCATTGTGACAATGTCCTCGCCCGGCGGAGAAACAGACATGACGTATTGACCCAGTCCGGTATGGTATTTTTCGACATCCGTGCCGCGCGCCCGGGCAAGCTCCGCCAGCTCAAACGCATACCGAGAAGTATATATGGCCAAGGTATCAATGCCGACTGTCACATTTCCCCTGTTAGCTGACATCGCGTTCCCTCATCTGGTTTTACGTTCTAGTTTCACATGACTGCGCATCAATTCACCCTGGTTGGTTTGCGCCGCAAGCAGGGATAATTCACCGCACAGAACCACGGCGGCCGCAATCACGGCCAGGCGTCTGGCGTTGTGTCCCGGCTCGCGGGATTCGGAACATCCCAGCAGCGCCAGGTTTTCCCGTACGAAATCCAGGGTCTTGCCGCTTCCTACCGCGCCGATAATGACATTGGGCAGCGTCACGGAAAAATACAAATCATCGCCGCGCAATTCCGCATGCACGAACCCTTGCGAGCCTTCTATGATATTCGCGGCATCCTGCCCGG contains these protein-coding regions:
- a CDS encoding hydroxymethylglutaryl-CoA synthase, which gives rise to MSANRGNVTVGIDTLAIYTSRYAFELAELARARGTDVEKYHTGLGQYVMSVSPPGEDIVTMGANAARQALQGVEINDIALFLFATESGIDQSKAAGLFVHGLLGLPSRCRVVELKQACYSGTAAIQLGLSFLRDHPEKKVLVVASDIARYGLATSGESSQGSAAVALVLSADPRVLAVEPEYGVAAENVMDFWRPNYLHEALVDGKYSSKLYLVMLEKSWQHYQSESRREFSDHAYFCYHTPVPRLVEKAHQHLLKINHQQNLPVEDTQRQIQYALEYGRKTGNSYSASLYLGLASLLDHAEEDLGGKRIGFYSYGSGCVAEYFSGTVRPGYRGALHSVYHAELLANRKRLNYEEYEQFFRFSYAEDGCEQEIPLYDTGGFRLARMRDHKRVYEVVEETQARSQQTERCASSDASESAESVLTVGRTLRRARAAVSRDERNTIRVIAPGKLILSGEHAVVYGSPALAMAVNRYVTATVTREQVPQVLFDLSDLSHRSRLSVDALHHLKNKIKQKYYRFIRGDFSIRDVLQKPFELAQFAIGMLTESLNLTLPHGVKIQVQSDLPIGCGMGSSAATIVSVMQAISSYMELPVPQEQLFKLALEVENMQHGYSSGLDLRVAMQGGCIYMRGQTLEPRSIPSLPMYLINTGSPESSTGHCVESVAPYFKSGRLGEEFTAVTTAMDTALKQQAWRGMQEAIRGNHRLLTDIGVVPERVRKFVSLVEAAGGAAKICGAGSVTGDKAGAVLVVSDDQQSLASLSSRFGYNVIPISCEPRGVYAA